One Rhizoctonia solani chromosome 2, complete sequence DNA segment encodes these proteins:
- a CDS encoding Retrotransposable element Tf2 protein: MQNYPTEPLKTLIDSGATSNFISPTIVEKLKIPKTLLENPRVVRMLDGTISQTGCIWHQVQLAVLANGHSHTIPFLVCPIGNTPAILGMTWLSSESPLIDWQQGLVTFPEQVQIASEEEADPNPLADLPTQYLEFAKVFGEEEFKVLPPHREYDIAIDLLPDAKLSPGPIYGMTDAESKALKQHIDEELATGKIRPSTSSAGAPVMFVKKADGSLRLVVDYRKLNDVTHKNVYPLPRQDDLMAKLRHAKMFTKLDLRWGYNNVRIKEGDEWKTAFRTKYGLFEYLVMPFGLTNAPAAFQHFMNDLFRDLIDVTVVIYLDDILIFSEKPEEHPLHVREVLSRLMKNQLFCKLSKCHFHVTTVDYLGIVISPAGFSMDQKKIEAVTSWPQPKTIKQVQAFLGFVNYLRRFIPNFSLVARPLHNLTRKETPWSWGNLEEEAFQELKLLVTQSPVLIHSNPDLPYYLETDASGVAMGAILSQRGPDNRLHPIAYMSKSFSGAEANYDTHDKELLAIIKALEEWRIFLEATDRPVQVFTDHRNLEYWMQARTFNRRHARWRVFLSDFNFEIHYRPGKQSGKPDALSRRSDYLDVPLEPEIMLPTEVFANTSEEELEIVTEIRSRLKEDPSLEQIIQFLTEDADNAPPSIQKAYREYDWEEDLLWYRGKLVVPDHEPLKERLLKEFHDSPLAGHPGQQRTLELLSQNYWWPGMKSSAKEWVECCPTCQANRQAHAPVIALKPLEVPPYPFHTILYDFITGFPKSQGHDAILVVIDSFSKFGHFIPTSKKVTSKGLADLFVTHIWKLHGLPIKTVSDRGTTFTGKFLRALYQRLGIKPSFSSAYHPESDGQTERVNQFIEFYLRSYVAADHSDWTTWLPLAEYAYNNAKHASTGKTPFELVYGRNPVMNPSNVPANVPEADEVADTLAREWKEAESALRLSKERMTKNQGTIPEYSVGEKVWLDGKNVELRTNSNKLDPKQLGPFKIVEKISSHAYRLELPETLKIHDVFYVGLLSKTHKSPSQPFPDQPPPETIEGEEEYEVEQIIDSKRQRGKWFYLIKWKGYGPEDNSWEPEELLEHSQEEIKRFNQARLRKACDAAKSL; the protein is encoded by the coding sequence ATGCAAAACTATCCGACGGAACCCCTCAAAACTTTAATCGACTCTGGCGCCACATCCAATTTTATATCCCCCACGATTGttgaaaaactcaaaatcccaaaaaccctgctCGAAAATCCAAGAGTAGTGAggatgctagatggtaccatttcccagactggttgcatatggcaccaggtccaactcgcggttttggccaatggccattcacataccattcccttccttgtcTGTCCTATTGGAAACACCCCCGCCATCTTAGGGATGACTTGGCTCTCATCTGAATCtcccctcattgactggcaacagggcctagtcacattcccagAGCAAGTACAAATTGCCTCCGAGGAGGAAGCCGATCCCAACCCTTTGGCAGATCTCCCCACACAATATCTAGAATTTGCAAAGGTGTTTGGGGAAGAGGAGTTTAAGGTGCTTCCTCCGCATAGAGAATACGACATAGCCATAGATCTCCTGCCagacgccaaactctcccctggTCCCATTTACGGCATGACAGACGCAGAATCCAAAGCCCTGaagcaacacattgatgaagaactagcaacgggcaagatccgccccagcacttcatCAGCAGgtgccccagtcatgtttgtaaaaaaggcagatggttccCTCAGGCTGGTGGTAGATTACCGAAAACTCAACGACGTAACCCATAAGAACGTTTACCCCCTACCAAGGCAAGACgatctcatggccaaactaaGGCATGCAAAAATGTTCACAAAACTGGATCTccgctggggttacaataacgtccggatcaaggaaggtgacgaatggaaaactgccttccgcaccaaatatgggttatttgaatacttggTCATGCCTTTCGGTCTCACAAACGCTCCCGCCGCatttcaacactttatgaatgacctgttcagggacctgatCGACGTAACAGTGGTAATTTACTTAGATGACATtctcatcttctcagaaaagcCGGAGGAACACCCGCTCCACGTCAGAGAAGTTCTGTCTagactaatgaagaaccagttgttttgCAAACTGTCaaaatgtcatttccacgtcactacggTGGATTACTTGGGCATCGTCATATCTCCAgccggcttctccatggaccagaagaagattgaggcagtcacGTCGTGGCCACAGCCCAAGACAattaaacaggtccaggccttcctagggtttgtcaattacctccgccggtttatccccaacttcagcttgGTCGCACGCCCTCTGCATAATCTcaccagaaaggaaaccccttggtcttggggtaacctagaggaagaagcgtttCAGGAATTAAAGCTTcttgtcacccagtcaccGGTTCttatccactccaacccggACCTACCCTACTACCTCGAAAcggacgcatcaggggtGGCAATGGGAgcaatactcagccaacgagGCCCAGACAACCGGTTACACCCCATTGCttacatgtccaagtcattctcaggagcagaagctaattacgacacccacgataaggagctcctggctatCATTAAAGCActagaggaatggaggatattcttggaagcaacggacagaccGGTACaagtcttcacggatcataggaatctggagtattggatgcaggcacggacattcAACCGCAGGCATGCCCGATGGCgtgtattcctgagcgatttcaactttgaaatccactatcgcccaggaaagcaatcagggaaaccagacgccctatcCAGACGATCGGATTACCTTGATGTACCACTGGAACCAGAAATCATGCTCCCAACAGAGGTCTTTGCAAATACGTCAGAAGAGGAGCTGGAGATTGTCACCGAAATACGTTCTAGGTTGAAAGAAGACCCTTCCCTAGAACAGATTATCCAGTTTCTAACAGAGGACGCTGATAACGCCCCACCATCCATACAAAAGGCGTACCGAGAatatgactgggaggaagacttACTCTGGTACCGTGGCAAACTAGTGGTACCCGACCACGAGCCCCTGAAGGAAAGACTGCTGAAGGAATTTCATGACTctcccctggcaggacatccaggtcAGCAAAGAACCCTAGAGCTCCTAAGTCaaaactactggtggccaggcatgaagtcctcagccaaggaatgggtggaatgttgCCCAACTTGCCAAGCAAACCGTCAAGCCCATGCACCGGTTATAGCCCTGAAACCCCTGGAAGTCCCACCGTACCCTTTTCACACTATATTGTACGACTTCATCACCGGGTTCCCCAAGTCCCAGGGCCATGATGCTATCCTTGTGGTTATTGATtcattttccaagtttgggcaCTTCATCCCTACATCCAAGAAAGTCACATCCAAAGGGTTGGCGGACTTATTTGTAACGCATatctggaaactccacggCTTACCAATCAAGACCGTCTCAGACCGCGGTACCACGTTCACGGGAAAGTTTCTCCGAGCACTCTACCAAAGATTGGGGATCAAACCTTCCTTCTCCTCTgcttaccacccagaatccgacggacaaacagaaagggttaATCAATTCATCGAATTCTACCTAAGGTCATACGTAGCAGCCGATCACTCAGACTGGACCACTTGGCTTCCCTTAGCGGAATATGCGTATAATAACGCCAAACACGCGTCCACAGGAAAAACCCCCTTCGAACTGGTTTACGGAAGGAATCCAGTGATGAACCCCTCCAATGTCCcagccaacgtaccagaggcAGATGAGGTAGCAGACACCCTAGCTcgggaatggaaagaagccgaGTCAGCCCTCAGACTAAGCAAGGAACGGATGACCAAGAACCAAGGAACAATACCAGAGTATTCAGTAGGAGAAAAGGTTTGGCTGGATGGAAAGAACGTAGAATTAAGGACAAATTCAAATAAACTGGATCCCAAACAACTTGGTCCCTTCAAAATAGTCGAAAAAATCTCTAgtcacgcctaccgcctagagCTACCAGAGACCCTGAAGATCCATGACGTGTTCTACGTTGGATTGCTATCCAAAACccacaaatccccaagccagccattcccggaccaacctccccctgaaacaatagagggagaagaagaatacgaagtaGAACAAATCATAGACTCCAAACGACAACGGGGTAAATGGTTCTACTtaataaaatggaaaggatatggccCGGAAgataactcatgggaaccggaagagctgctggaacacagccaggaagaaaTAAAGCggttcaaccaagctagactcagaaaggcttgtgacgccgccaagagcctttaa
- a CDS encoding Retrotransposable element Tf2 protein: MATRSRPPSRARSPVDQGELGPFLPPASPELGEVSLERVIRLLWGLQSQVNRIERTLLEQTEVSQEVQTNVENISQAVDVVKDGLAQLQSARGPHTPEEQKPPAVEETPRAAPKAKPIGKAQPFLGAPAPIISTGAPRRDPLSLFNPYPSSSFPSGPAPATQGPPPAPVITPAQPPVPSTVKVDHPDAFKGKIGLEAKQWLTRMLAWVRLNQRQFPTDLEVLSFLLMNMEEAAGAWAHPHLDQLGSHRALIQTVDEFKVEFLAAFGDPDATRAAERKITSLTQTGTCAEYITKFRTLQMELDWNDAALCGQFARGLHWEVRKQIATRERQPRTLRELQDAALIIDNALREERASHPQQGNKSGKTSSTPNRGASIGQQATKTGPLSSDPNYVSEEERNRRRAEGLCVKCGKPGHRFAECRTGWKATPKEDKGKAKEVAKIGKDSKYQLGKEIAPLFTIPIRPEKTAETLEVLIDSGATSSFLHPCTAESLRLPLIDLPTPRTVTMLDGSSPQAGKIWKKAVLTFTYDGKKMTETFLICNTGSHAAILGLKWLDAHNPEIDWNTRTLSFPHTPPEHVAIAEEEEADQNPLEGVPFKYHQYAKVFGEEEFNKLPPHRHYDIGIELTEEGPLNSPLYSMTDAESATLKDWLRDELKAGKIRPSKSSISSPVMFVPKKDGSRRLVVNYRRLNNRTKKNVYPLPRPDDLMAQLRGAKVFTKLDLRWGYNNVRVKEGDEWKTAFRTKYGLYESLVMTFGLTNAPASFQHFMNDLFKDLLDVCVIIYLDDILIYSKDDASHTQHVHEVLKRLMENQLFCKASKCTFHVTSVEYLGIIVSDKGFSLDKLKIQAVQEWPVPTKVKEVQSFLGFANFLRRFVANFSHMARPLHNLVKKDTPWKWDTKEQEAFQGLKDAITNAPVLRHADPTKPYFLETDASGAALGSILSQRQEDGRLHPLGFLSESFKGAEQNYDTHDKELLAIICSFEYWRIFLEGTAHPITVFTDHRNLEYWRESRTFNRRHARWHLLLAGYNFQIVYRPGKQSGKPNALSRRADHANIPPAAQTMLPEPVFANVALVTPEKELQRQIEAALDQDESLEEILQFLQNESKAPPSIKRAFKDYKMEAGLLFYQGQIVVPDVGTLRTDLLCIFHDSPLAGHPGRQRTLELVSRNYYWPGIRADTYWHVDSCETCQRIRKPKYASIPPQPLELPSRPWQHVSYNMIVDLPKDGSNDSILVIVDSFTKYVILVECSKKLKAPELADLFLRHVWKRYGMPEKTVSDQGRVFNNRFLKALYQRLGIDPHFSSAYHPQSDGQTERVNPTVEHFLRAYSGVNQKDWVKWLPMAEFAYNNAVHSATGKSPFKALYGWEPSLTPSNLPTDVPEADELATQMEAQWREIESALRQSKIRMTAGKTGEPLEFEIGEEAWLDARNVKLKTLSPKLTEQRLGPFKVTEKISDRAYCLELPPSMRIHNVFYVGLLSKVKRDKKRNFENQPPPVTVDGEEEYEVEGITDMEERNGKWFFRVKWKGYGSEENTWEPRENLKNAEKILKKFEEEMKKKALGAAKALRGGAVS, from the exons atggcaacccgctcccggccgcCCTCTCGAGCCCGCTCCCCTGTCGATCagggagagttgggacccttccttccgccagcctcccctgagctcggCGAAGTCTCACTCGagcgggtcatccgcctTCTCTGGgggctccaatcccaagtcaaccgcATCGAGCggaccctcttggaacaaaCTGAAGTTAGTCAAGAGGTTCAAACCAACGTCGAGAACATCTCACAAGCggtcgatgttgtcaaggatgggcttgcccagctcCAATCCGCCCGGGGTCCCCataccccagaagaacaaaaaccccccgCGGTtgaggaaactcccagggccgcgcccaaagccaagcctattggcaaggctcaaccattccttggggccccagcccccatcatctccacaggggccccCAGGCGCGACCCCCTCTCCCTTTTCAACCCCTACCCTTCCTCGTCCTTCCCTTCaggaccggctccagccacccaaggacctccaccagcgcctgTCATCACCCCGGCGCAGCCTCCAGtcccctccactgtaaaagtggatcacccagatgccttcaaaggcaagattggcttggaggccaaacaatggctaaCACGCATGCTAGCCTGGGTACGCCTGAATCAAAGGCAATTCCCAACGGACCTGGAGGTTCTCTCCTTCCTCCTCATGAACATGGAGGAAGCAGCTGGGGCttgggcccatccccactTGGACCAACTGGGGTCCCATCGCGCACTCATCCAAACCGTGGATGAGTTCAAAGTTGAGTTCCTGGCCGCCTTTGGCGACCCAGATGCAACCAGAGCAGCGGAGCGGAAGATCACTTCCCTCACTCAGACCGGCACTTGCGCCGAATACATTACTAAGTTCcgcacgctgcaaatggaactcGACTGGAACGATGCCGCACTTTGCGGTCAATTCGCGCGAGggctccactgggaggtccgcAAACAAATTGCCACGAGGGAAAGGCAACCAAGAACCCTGAGGGAGCTACAAGATGCCgccctcatcattgacaacgccctccgcgaGGAGcgagccagccacccgcaacagggtaataagtctggcaaAACCTCTTCCACCCCCAACCGGGGGGCGAGTattggccaacaggccaccaaaaccggTCCCCTCTCCTCCGATCCCAATTACGTTTCggaggaagaacgcaaccgccgccgcgcagaaggtctctgtgtcaaatgcggcaaaccCGGGCATAGATTTGCCGAATGTCGGACTggatggaaggctacccctaaagaggacaaggggaaagccaaggaagtcgccaagattggcaaagactccaagtaccaattgggaaaaga AATTGCACCtctcttcacaattccaatacGGCCAGAGAAAACAGCGGAaacattagaagtcctgattgactcaggcgccacgtCATCATTCTTACACCCTTgtaccgcggaatcactccgccttcCGCTCATTGATCTCCCCACTCCACGAACCGTTAccatgctcgatgggtcgagcccccaggcaggaaaaatctggaagaaggcagtacTCACCTTCACctatgatggcaaaaagatgacggagaccttcctcatctgtaaTACTGGCAGCCATGCGGCCATCCTAggtttgaaatggttagatgcTCATAACCCGGAAATAGACTGGAACACGCGCACCCTATCCTTCCCACACACCCCGccagaacatgtggccattgccgaagaggaagaagctgatcagaACCCCCTCGAAGGAGTACCCTtcaaataccaccaatacgctaaggtatttggagaagaagaattcaacaagcttcctccccataggcattacgatattgggattgaactcaccgaagaaggccccctcaattCTCCCCTCTATAGTATGACAGATGCCGAGTCTGCCACACTAaaagactggctcagggatgagttgaaagcaGGGAAAATCCGCCCAAGCAAATCTTCAATCAGttcccccgtcatgtttgttccaaagaAGGACGGTTCCCGCCGCTTGGTTGTCAACTACCGCCGCCTTaacaaccggacaaagaagaacgtatacccgttaccccgtccagacgatcttatggcccagctccgtggtgccaaggttttTACCAAACtggacctaagatggggttacaacaacgtccgcGTCAAAGAAGGCGACGAATGGAAGACCGCGTTCCGAACCAAGTATGGCCTGTACGAAtcccttgtcatgaccttcggcctgaccaatgcccctgcctcattccaacatttcatgaacgatCTATTTAAGGATttgttggatgtatgcgtcatcatctaccttgatgacatcctgatctactctaaggatgacgcatctcaCACGCagcacgttcatgaggtcctaaAGCGGCTAATGGAGAATCAACTGTTTTGTAAGGCTTCCAAGTGTACGTTCCATGTCACCTCCGTGGAATATCTGGGGATCATTGTATCGGATAAaggttttagcctggataagctcaaaatccaggcagtccaggaatggccggtacccaccaaagtcaaggaagtccaatcGTTCCTggggtttgccaatttcctccgtCGTTTTGtcgccaacttcagccacatggctaggccgctacacaacctagtcaagaaggatacgccttggaaatgggacacaaAGGAACAGGAGGCATTCCAAGGGCTGAAGGACGCCataaccaacgccccggtaCTCCGTCACGCCGACCCGACCAAGCCTTATTTCCTAGAAACAGATGCTTCTGGTGCAGCCCTAGGCTCCATTCTCAGCCAAcgacaggaagacggccgcctCCATCCACTTGGCTTCCTATccgaatcattcaaaggagccgagcagaactatgacacacatgataaggagctcctagcaatcatttgctcctttgagtattggcgcatattcttggaaggcACCGCACATCCCATCACGGTATTTACAGATCATCgcaacttggaatattggaggGAGTCTAGAACATTCAACCGACGTCACGCCAGGTGGCACCTGTTACTAGCCGGGTAtaatttccaaattgtgtaccgcccagggaaacagtcagggaaacccAATGCCCTCTCACGACGTGCTGATcatgccaacattccacccgccgcccaaaccatgctcccagaGCCAGTATTCGCCAACGTAGCCCTAGTGACCCCTGAAAAGGAGCTTCAGCGCCAGATTGAGGCTGCCCTGGACCAGGatgaatccctggaggaaatactacaattcctccaaaatgaatccaaggcacccccctccatcaaacgcgcattcaaggattacaagATGGAGGCCGGCTTACTCttttaccaaggacaaattgtggtccctgacgtCGGAACTCTGAGAACGGACCTACTTTGCatcttccatgacagccccttggcaggacacccagggaGACAGCGCACCCTGGaattggtatcaaggaactaTTACTGGCCCGGCATACGCGCGGACACATATTGGCACGTTGATTCCTGCGAAACTTGTCAACGGATCcggaaacccaagtacgcatcCATACCGCCCCAACCATTAGAACTCCCCTCACGCCcatggcaacatgtgtcGTACAATATGATAGTGGATCTGCCAAAAGACGGAAGCAATGACTCTATCTTAGTTATTGTGGACAGTTTTACTAAGTACGTTATCCTGGTAGagtgttccaagaagctcaaagccccggAACTGGCGGATCTATTCCTACggcacgtatggaaacgttacggcatgcctgaaaaaacAGTATCGGACCAAGGACGGGTCTTTAACAACAGATTCTTGAAGGCCTTGTACCAACGCCTagggatagacccccacttctcctcggcctaccacccccagagcgaCGGGCAAACAGAACGCGTGAACCCCACGGTCGAACACTTTCTAAGGGCCtactcaggggtaaaccagaaggactgggtcaagtggttgccaatggcggagtttgcctatAACAATGCGGTACATAGTGctacaggcaaatccccgttcaaggcactatacggatgggaaccatCCTTAACCCCAAGTAACCTACCAACGGacgtccctgaggcagatgaattggcaacacagatggaggcacaatggcgggaaatagaatccgcactccggcaatcaaaaatACGTATGACAGCCGGAAaaacaggagaaccactcgagtttgaaattggggaagaggcctggctggacgccagaaacgtgaagctgaagaccctgagtcccaagctgacggaacaacgcctaggtcCCTTCAAAGTGactgagaaaatctccgatCGCGCATATTGCCTGGAACTCCCGCCGtccatgagaatccacaatgtcttctacgtgggactcctgtcaaaagtcaaaagggacaaaaagcgcaacTTTGAGAACCAGCCCCCACCTGTtaccgtggatggagaagaagaatacgaggttgaagggatcacagacatggaagaaaggaacggaaagtggttttttagggtaaaatggaaaggctacggatcagaggagaatacctgggaaccaagggaaaacctcaaaaacgccgaaaaaatcctaAAAAAATTTGAAGAGGaaatgaagaagaaggcccttggcgccgccaaggcccttagagggggggcagtgtcgtag
- a CDS encoding Retrotransposon-derived protein PEG10, whose protein sequence is MEPEPTLASLLEAIQTLTSQVGSLQAQIHTQGQQLSELKAICKETNDLVGDKDQGGAQAKPGPSTGPITPPTHTGGEAHTPGTVRPGLKAPFRPSRGTGFDSEEEEEPRRAPKKEPMGTPKRSLSSLTPFDSGSSVKRPKMELPDPYKGDTRGRKATQWLDRMLLWVALHQDQFDEEEQMVVWILYHMTDKAADWALPIIGTIIKGEGNPPTTIPALTAKFKEAFADPDAKRAAARKIAALTQTTTTSEYVTEFRNLMAELDWNTEAYIAQFTRGLHWKVKELLSTKDNIPKDDLEAIFAASIKIDNTRRENEENRPKKAPTKAPVTATTSTSTTTTRVRLSEDPNYVTPEERDRRRASGLCVKCGQKGHGIKQCPNGWKATVKEAAKIGEVIESEKE, encoded by the coding sequence atggaaccggagccgacccttgcctctctcctcgaggctatccaaaccctcaccagccaagtcgggtccttgcaggcccaaatccacactcaaggccaacagctctctgagctcaaggccatatgcaaggaaaccaacgacctcgttggagacaaagatcagggcggagcccaagccaagcctggcccatcgactgggcctatcactccccccacacatacagggggagaagcacacactccaggaacggttaggcctggactcaaggccccatttaggccttcaagaggaacgggTTTCGACtctgaagaggaagaggaaccAAGACGCgcccccaaaaaagagcctatGGGAACGCCTAAGCGATCCCTCAGTTCCCTCACCCCATTCGATTCTGGGTCCTCAGTAAagcggcccaagatggaactTCCAGACCCTTATAAAGGGGATACTAGGGGACGAAAAGCCACTCAGTGGCTGGACCGGATGCTTCTTTGGGTTGCCCTTCATCAAGAccaatttgatgaagaagaacagatggtcgtgtggatcctttaccacatgaccgACAAGGCTGCCGATTGGGCCCTCCCCATTATTGGaacaatcatcaagggcgaagggaaccctcctaccaccatcccggccttaacggccaaattcaaagaagcctttgctgATCCAGACGCgaagagggcggccgccaggaagatcGCCGCGTTGACTCAGACCActaccacgtctgagtacgtcacagaattccgcaacctcatggcggaacttgactggaacactgaggcctATATCGCCCAGTTCACGCggggccttcactggaaggtcaaggaactcttgtccaccaaggacaacatccccaaagatgaccttgaggccatatttgccgcctcgATCAAAATTGATAACACACGTCGGGAgaacgaggagaaccgcccaaaaaaggctcccaccaaggccccggtcaccgcgaccacctctacctccaccaccactaccagggtccgcctatctgaggaccccaactacgtcaccccggaggaaagggaccgccgtcGCGCATCAGGGCTATGTGTCAAATGCGGTCAGAAGGGTCATgggatcaaacaatgccctaatggttggaaggcaactGTCAAGGAGGCCGCCAAGATAGGAGAAGTTATTGAGTCGGAAAAAGAATAA